A genome region from Erigeron canadensis isolate Cc75 chromosome 3, C_canadensis_v1, whole genome shotgun sequence includes the following:
- the LOC122593292 gene encoding uncharacterized protein LOC122593292, which yields MADPTLNRATLRNKFELEKFRSKVVKGVPEMESSPSNCSQKQKAAEIEELVRHMKHLPSYLESGKPIPDRALSFGVMDWARLEKWQNKYHKNGLVRSNKWSPSSSNSSSLFSTDGSSPRSSRDRSCSPARQKGHRITLQSHFEASPKEDFTGNADNIQLQYFQDLRNQSKSILVTESLDTPPSSCLKGMIKNRGKTENELEKVQDSLCRTRYDHYPEKQENGNNNLNPGRIQTEAANRKNARRILDFSRNQGSPSRNKTPERKRSGSSDNPDLKTTNNSVSKPRSISPLRRFSFSLSTSSKPESSTPQSSTMDTERAHSSPLRRLLDPIFPSKTHQFVGTGHEDSRTKAKVKLDFKKETQVDDVPSQSSRKQALFQTTVKNDRLLFTFAVEDNKEILAATVTSLSPLGKDDNKNLLYTFFTVHEVKKKNVSWLSQGSKSKDNGYVPNVTAQMKVTNSHCDTREFVLYAMNSNVQPQDEMEAIVVKFPRKVNGDNNQESFSTTVILPGGTHGVPSNGKPTPLIDRWRSGGGCDCEGWDIGCTLNTLSKPLQSTESRSNKVHTSFCSFELFFQGEVMNKKPSFRLSTLKEGIFSIDFNSSLSPLQAFSICISVVESQKLSQNRQRKIHIHGEAPKKYTPIPGIKKNTVGKISAS from the exons ATGGCCGATCCAACACTAAACCGGGCCACATTAAGGAACAAGTTTGAATTGGAGAAATTTCGTTCCAAAGTTGTAAAAGGTGTACCCGAGATGGAATCATCACCGTCAAACTGTAGCCAAAAGCAAAAGGCTGCAGAGATTGAAGAGCTTGTTAGACACATGAAGCATTTACCAAGTTATCTTGAAAGTGGAAAACCGATTCCAGATAGAGCTTTGAGTTTTGGAGTCATGGACTGGGCCCGTTTAGAGAAATGgcaaaataaatatcataaaaatggcCTTGTTAGAAGTAACAAATGGTCACCGTCTAGCAGCAATTCTTCTTCATTGTTTTCAACTGATGGATCGTCTCCTCGATCTAGTAGAGATCGAAGCTGCTCCCCTGCTCGTCAAAAAGGTCATCGCATAACTCTACAATCTCATTTTGAGGCGTCACCTAAAGAAGATTTCACAGGAAATGCCGACAATATTCAACTTCAATATTTTCAAGATCTTCGAAACCAGTCCAAGTCCATACTTGTTACGGAAAGTTTggacacaccaccatcatcatgtTTGAAGGGTATGATAAAGAATCGAGGCAAGACTGAAAATGAACTAGAAAAGGTTCAAGATTCATTGTGTAGAACCCGCTATGATCATTACCCCGAAAAGCAGGAAAACGGTAACAACAATCTAAATCCAGGCAGAATTCAGACCGAAGCTGCCAATAGGAAAAATGCACGAAGGATACTTGACTTTTCTAGAAATCAAGGCAGCCCATCTAGAAATAAAACCCCAGAAAGAAAAAGATCTGGTTCTTCCGATAATCCAGATCTTAAAACGACCAATAATTCAGTTAGTAAACCAAGAAGTATATCCCCACTTCGTCGTTTTAGCTTCAGCCTAAGTACTAGCTCGAAGCCAGAGTCTTCGACTCCTCAAAGTTCGACCATGGATACTGAACGGGCTCATTCAAGTCCACTAAGGAGGTTATTAGACCCAATCTTCCCGTCAAAGACACATCAATTTGTTGGCACGGGCCATGAAGATTCTAGAACAAAAGCAAAAGTGAAACTAGATTTTAAAAAGGAAACGCAGGTTGATGATGTGCCTTCACAATCATCAAGGAAACAAGCTCTTTTCCAGACAACTGTTAAGAACGACCGACTTTTGTTTACATTTGCAGTTGAAGATAACAAGGAAATACTTGCAGCTACAGTAACAAGTTTGAGTCCTTTAGGGAAAGATGATAACAAGAACTTGCTTTATACATTCTTCACTGTTCACGAAGTGAAGAAAAAGAATGTCAGTTGGTTATCTCAGGGGAGCAAAAGCAAAGATAATGGTTATGTCCCTAATGTAACAGCTCAAATGAAGGTTACAAATTCTCATTGTGACACTCGGGAATTTGTTTTATATGCTATGAATTCAAATGTCCAGCCACAGGATGAAATGGAAGCCATCGTCGTGAAGTTTCCAAGAAAGGTAAATGGTGACAATAATCAAGAAAGTTTTAGTACAACGGTTATTTTACCTGGTGGTACTCATGGTGTACCAAGTAACGGAAAACCGACACCCCTGATTGATCGATGGCGATCTGGTGGGGGGTGTGATTGTGAAGGATGGGATATTGGGTGCACGTTAAATACTCTTTCAAAGCCGTTGCAGTCTACTGAATCAAGATCAAATAAAGTTCACACGAGTTTCTGCTCGTTTGAGCTTTTCTTTCAG GGAGAAGTTATGAACAAGAAACCAAGCTTCAGACTCTCGACACTGAAGGAAGGTATATTTTCTATCGACTTCAATTCATCACTGTCTCCTCTACAGGCCTTCTCAATATGTATATCAGTTGTAGAATCACAGAAGTTGTCTCAGAATAGACAACGCAAAATACACATTCACGGGGAGGCTCCTAAAAAATACACCCCAATTCCGGGTATTAAGAAAAATACAGTTGGTAAGATCAGTGCTTCATAA